From the genome of Neomonachus schauinslandi chromosome 1, ASM220157v2, whole genome shotgun sequence:
CAGAGACCGCTGGCTTCCTTGTGCCTGGTCCCCCTCTATCCCGGGCCTACCTTGCAGGCCTTTGGGCAGGTCCATGGTCTTCACGAGCTCCTCGGCGATGTCAAAGGCATTGAGGCCACTCAGCTTCTTCTCCCAGAAAAGCTGCCACCAGACACACAGACATGAGGCTGATGGACGTGCCCCCACGACAGGCAGCCCTGGCCGGTCCCGACGACAGCTGGGGCCCATCCACACGCGGGACAGCAGTCTCAGCACGACCTCTGACCCCCACGTGCCAGAGCTACCCGCTTGGGAACAAGGGTGCAGTAGGACCCGTGGCATTTCCCGCCAGGCCTGTCCTCCCAGGCCAGAGAAACCCCAACCCGGGACCTCAGCCTTGCCGTCGGTGCTCACGGTCTATGGTTCCCAAAACATGGCACAACCCGGGGGAGGCGAAGCCCCCTTCACGCTGAAACTTCAGTACAGAAGTCCACCGTCCAGCAGGGCTGAGCTGCGAGGCCCCCAGAGGCCCCACCGTGGCCCGGCACCAGGGCAGGCCCTGCAGGTACAAGGGGCTCGCACCCACAGACAGCACCACGGGACTCTGGGGACAGCGTGCGGAGAGGCACGTCCTAAGCATGGGGGCAGACGCACAGGTCTGAGCGGTTACTTAGATGGCGACGACCCCGATGCCACCGAGGGGGCTGGAAATGACACGGGGCCTCCCTGGGAGCAGCCCCACAGCCTCCAGCTCCGGCCAGTGCCTGCATGCCAGCTATCTCCCGGGCATTTGCAAACACACTCAAAAGCACAGGGAGCTCTTGGCTCTTGAGAGGCAGGTCACAAGGCAGCACTCTATGCCCACCACGACCTCGCCTGGGAATGTGTGTGGGGCGCGCGGGCTCACCTGCCGAGGCTGCTCCACGGCCTTCTGGGGGTCACTCTTCACCTTGTTGCTGGGGTGGTTGGTGATCTTGGTCACTGGCTGCTTGAAGATGGATGCCGTCTGCCTGACGGGGAGGGCCGTGTTCAGGTCGGGCTTGCCCTGCAGACACACACAAGCTGGTACCGCAGCCCCAGGGTCCTCAGCGGGCTCTCCCCAGCAGCGGAGGAAACCCCTCCCCGTGGACTTTGGGGAATAGAGCCCGTGTCCCTCGGTCACCAGCCTACGCCAAGGCACCCCCAGGGCTGGAGGCGACGGCAAGCCCAGGCCCTATTTGCTGTCCACGGTGGGGCCATGGTGGGGCTCTGCTGGGGCTGTCCCACAGCCAGGACCAGAGCCCCCCCCAGTCAGAGACTGGTGGACGCAGTGTCACTGGGCCCCCGTGGGCGGCCCATCAGCTGTTGCAGACGGGCTGCCTTCCAGGCCCCTGCAGCGATGCCCGCACTGCCAGGTTTGGGGAGCGTGACAGGCACACCGGGGACAGCCGGGGAGCGCAGGCCTGTGGCCTCTCCCAGGGACTGAGCGAAgatgctttctttccttccttctgcttttctgtAGCTCCCAAATTTCCCTCAACAAATAGTTATGACTTTAATACCCCGGCAAATAAACTGAATTGTGGAAACTTCTCTCCACCCAAAagcagggttgttttttttttaattttttaagagatttttctacatttttatttattttttaagattttacctatttatttgacagagagagacagagagagggaacacaagcaggggaagagagagagggagaagcaggcctcccgcggagcagggagcccgatgtgggacttgattccaggaccctgggatcatgacctgagccgaaggcagacgcttaacgactgagccacccaggtacgccaagatttattttttttttttaaagattttttatttaggggtgcctgggtggctcactgggttgagtgtctgccttcggctcaggtcatgatctcagggtcctgggattgagccccgcgtcgggctccctgctccgcgggaggcctgcttctccctctgtctcccccccaccccgctcatgctttctctcaaataaataaataaaatcttttaaaaaaaaaaaaggttttttttatatattcatttgagaaaaaaagagcacGCGTGAGTGACAGCAAGAGGGAAGGTCagaggcaggagaagcagactccctgctgagccgggagcccgacagggggctcgatcccaggacctggagatcatgacctgagctgaaaccaacagttgAACACTCAacctactgggccacccaggtgccccttaatttttggacttttttaaagtaacctgTATGCCCAACacgggccttgaactcatgacgcCAAGATCGAGgatcacatgctccaccgacggagccggccaggcgcccccagaggccTGGAGCTTACCTTGACCTGGTTGGACGAGTCATAGCGGACCCTCTGCCGGCTCTTGTTCATCTTGCTCATCAGCATCTTGCCCGTCCGGAAGTCAAAGGTGCTCAGGTCCATGGAACCCCCCAGGTACCGTGCCAGCTGGGGTTTGCTCCGGAACTTCTTCCCACTGGGGCTGTGGACAGAGAGGGGTCAGCGGCGGGCAGGGTGTGCTGGGCCAACCCTTGCCCTCTCCCCAGTGCCACCTCCCGACTGGAGCCCCCAGCAGATCCCAACGCTGAGAGCAGGGATCAACACCCTGATGCAGAAGGCTGGGGCCCAGCTCCGGGAGCCTGGCTGACATTTCAGAAACACAGTTAGGCTGTGTTCTCAAGAAAGGATTCCAGGATAACAGGTATTTGAGGGACAAACCCTAACAGTCTCCTCCTGGGTACCGTGTTGGGGACTAGGGTATCGTAGCTGGGGGGGCGGATGGTGAAACCTCGTTAAGATTCAGGGCCAGGACCCCAAATAGCTGCTCAGGTGTGACCTGCTGGAAATCCAAAACCAGGTGTTCTGAAGCCTAGAGGCCACCCACCTCTCTAGGGGACTAACGATGCCGACCCACAGGGAGACTGCACGACAAACGAGTAGCACAGGCCCAGGAACGccaactgctgcagccactctggactgATCAGCAAGCCCACACTCCCACCTACCCGAGAGAACGAACATGTTCATGCAAAACGACACCCCGGTGTTCAGAGCAGCGGGACTCATCGAGGGCAAGAGGTGAacagagcccaagtgtccaccggtggggggacagagacacacagcgtGTCCCTCACGCATGCGAGCGTCACTCGGCCATCAGGTGGTGAGCAGACAAACACGTGGAAACATCCCGCGGCCGCGAGCAGGAGCGAGGCGCCCACACGCGCGGCCCCGGGGACGGACCCCGAGCCCACGACGCTCAGGGGGGGACCCAGACACGGAAGGCCAcgcggggtgtgagtccacgtgggtgacacgtccgGAACGGGCTCATCCGCGGACGGGAAGGGGACTGggggggccaggaggggaggggtggggagtgacGCTAAGGAAGACGGGGCTTCTTTTTGGGTTGACGGAATGTTTTAAAGTTGGCCCTGGTGAAGGTTGCACGACTCTGTGATGCACTAAACTCACTCGCACACTTCTAGTGGCTAAACTGTGCGGTATGTGAACTACATCTCCATCAAGCTGTTAGAAAAAGCACTTGTGTGGGACCCAACGGGCCCGGGGCCTCTCCAAACACGTCACTGCTACCAACTCAACAAGCAGTCGCTCTCAGTAACAGCTCATCAGTCTGAGATTGAAAAGTGCTTGATTTTGTTGATCTCCCCTGAAAAATCTCTAGGATGAGCCTCTAATTCAGCAACTGCATGTCTGCCCCCCAAGCCCCTCTAGGGACCACGGAGGGCAGCATGGAAGCTGGGACAGCCAGAAggaaaccccctcccctccaacgtCAGGACCTACATGGCGGCCAGCTgcactcccctctagaatcccCACCAGGACCTCTGGACAAGCAGGGCCATGGCTGGAAGCCAGGCGATTCCCCTAGGCCTGGCTCTGTCTGCTAGGACCAGAAGCCCAGCACACAGAGCCCCTGACTCTTGCCTTCAGGATGATGCACTTTTCCATCGTGCTGTGCTGGCTCATGCACACACTGAGCCTACATGCCCAGGACAGCAGGAACGAACTGGGGTCGGATATGGccacagaggaaggagaggaccCCATGAAACTCGCCAGCCTTTCTCTGCCTCTAGTCCCCCCTGCCAAGCTACATAACAGCAAATAGACAAAGAGCACAGGTAAGTGGCTGGGGGTACAAGGCTCTGATGATTAAGGGTCTGGGGCTCTTTTGGGGTGAGGGAAATGTGGAGGATTCACCTGTCTGTGAATATGCTAGAAACTATtcaattgtacacttcaaatgggtGAACTGTACGTATATGAACCGTAatcccaataaagctgttaaaaaaagaaaaaaaaaaagaaggtgcaaGAGTAgatcccaggggctgggggagagattGAGGGGTGATGCTGATGAACAAAGGgctccttttggggtgatggaatgttctggaactagacagatGTGATGGCTGCAAAactttgtgaatgtactaaaaaacTACTCAAGACTACACATTTCTGACAGAATGTGGACTATATCTCAACTTTCAAAAAAAGGTTCTGCAGATCAGCATCGACACAGGAAAATGTCCCTGATGGTTTATTGAAAACAACAACCCTGGATTTATATAAAAGTGCACTGTGGCCTTTCTGGGAGTAGGGCCTAAGCTGGAGGGCACAAACCAGGAGCTAGAGGCGTGGGGACGGAGAGCTGCGGCTGGCCCATCAAGCAGCTTGTGGCGTGAGGAGCCGCCACCCAGCCTTGATCCCCAGGCCAGGAGATGGATGCAGGACTGAGCGCAGCCTGGCTTCCCGTCTGTGAGGGTCGCCAGGACCAGTGAGCGGGCACCGATGAGAGTGAGGCCCAAAACCCGTGACGCCCCAACAGCAAGCAAGGTACAACCTCAGACGGCTGCCCCAAGGAAGGGGGCTGCTCCGCTAAGCCCCTCCTGCTTTTCCTGAGTACACTTCTACCTCTAAAATGAGATCTTCTGGAGAAATCCTCCCTACTCTATACCCCTCCAAAGAATTATCCCCGAGATCAGGGTACTAACTTCCCGCACATCCTCAACCTCCTGCCTGGACAAAAAATGTCACAGTGAGattattttcacaaagaaaatacatggCTGCAGGCTGATGTGTCAGCCCCCAGGTAACAATTTGTGGGGTGACAATCTTGCAAAGAATACACTCCCTTCCTCCACTCTCTGGACAAGGAAATCGAGGCCAATGCGTTCCTAGGGACAAGGCTTGGACCCCACACCAGGTCTGCTGGACTCAAGGCCCTCGTGCCCTACCTTCCCTCTGCATTGAGAGAATTAGGAAAATCTATCCATGCTCCTGCCCAGCTGCCTGCTTCAGCAGGAGCTCCAGTAGGTGGAGAGGCCAGAGACCCACATTCCAGAAAACACCATGGATTCCAGATCACACCCCCCAAACCTCCCACCCACTGGGAGGGAAGGTGACACCCACCTGCCTAGTCGGTCATCCAGGTCAAAGACTTGGGAATGGTACAGGACCCTCCCGCCACTTCCTCCCCTCAGGCCGCCTCTCAGTGGTCATGGGAACCCTAGAATTTATCTGTCCAGCCCGTTTGGAACTCTTCCCCATTGCCAGACCCCCATGCTCAGGTCCAGGGCCTCAGAGGAAGGCCCCATTTGGCTGAGGCCCCATGAGGCCCACACGGAGGTGGGGACGGGGTGGAGCAATGTTCTCAAGGTGCTCCAGCCCTGCTGACCTTGGCTCAGCCTCCCGGGGCCTCTGCACAGGATGCCCGCTGCCCGGACAGCCCCTCCCAGCTCCACCGCCCAGCTCAGCTCAGTGCTACCTCGTCAGGGAGGCCCTCCCTGAGCTGCGCCAGCCTCAATCCAGCACCCCATCGCTGGCCCTCACAGATCCCCCCACTTCTGAGCGGATCTCCTCTCCTGTAAGTTTGGGAACCTCGGGGAGCCAGCTGGTGCTGTCGCCCAGGAGAGGAAGGCCCGGGTCTGACTCCGAGCCCCACGGTCAGCAGGTGCTGCGGAGTCGTTAACAAGGGAGCCAGAGAGACCTGCTTCAGATTTTAGATCTAAGAggaaagacagacacacaggcatGCTTGGAATGAAAGGAGGGACCCCCAGGACAGAACTACAACAGCTGGCGAGGGAGTGGCGTCAGAGTCCCGGGCAGATGCTGCAGTTACACCTCTTCAGTGCCCGACCTCACACGGTCCCAGCCGCCGGCCCTTCCCAGCCCAcctccc
Proteins encoded in this window:
- the MBD3 gene encoding methyl-CpG-binding domain protein 3, translating into MEKCIILKSRCSEHRGVVLHEHVRSLGPSGKKFRSKPQLARYLGGSMDLSTFDFRTGKMLMSKMNKSRQRVRYDSSNQVKGKPDLNTALPVRQTASIFKQPVTKITNHPSNKVKSDPQKAVEQPRQLFWEKKLSGLNAFDIAEELVKTMDLPKGLQGVGPGCTDETLLSAIASALHTSTMPITGQLSAAVEKNPGVWLNTAQPLCKAFMVTDEDIRKQEELVQQVRKRLEEALMADMLAHVEELARDGEAPLDKPGADEDEDEDEDEDEPDQDQEMEHV